From a region of the Corallococcus coralloides DSM 2259 genome:
- a CDS encoding Fic family protein, which translates to MRLPATPPDLHAFVQTVARSGAERLVALLEHKAVGPEIDGRYLHWDELRRHPAPEGMTHEEWWYRVKTARTTVSADLPLLDKTGQLFSFTRPDGLLSGLHRIDRQLGKGLELADPQLANSGVRDRYIVESLMEEAITSSQLEGASTTRKVAREMLEQGRPPRTKDERMIFNNFQAMELMRRNAHVPLTTSLLLELHETITRDTLDPGEEGRLRRGDGPITVQDRASGEILHVPPDASKLPGRLRQLCAFANGSDGSVFIHPVVRAIVIHFMLAYDHPFVDGNGRTARALFYWCMIREGYWIAEFLSISRIIQRAQMQYSRAFLFTETDRGDLTYFLLHQLDVIQRATDDLYAYLARKGQEARQVELLLKKDSGLNPRQRELLAHALHHPAARYDIQSHRRRHGVVYQTARQDLLDLEAAGFLERDQVGRAYFFSPVASLERRLKKHKP; encoded by the coding sequence ATGCGACTCCCCGCGACGCCTCCCGACCTCCATGCCTTCGTCCAGACGGTTGCCAGGTCAGGGGCGGAGCGCCTCGTTGCCCTGCTGGAGCACAAGGCGGTGGGGCCTGAAATCGACGGGCGCTATCTCCACTGGGACGAGCTGCGCCGTCATCCCGCGCCCGAGGGCATGACGCATGAGGAATGGTGGTACCGGGTCAAGACCGCACGAACCACGGTGAGCGCCGATTTGCCGCTCCTGGACAAGACGGGGCAGCTGTTCTCCTTCACCCGTCCTGACGGGCTTCTTTCGGGCCTGCACCGGATAGACCGGCAGCTCGGAAAAGGGCTGGAGCTGGCGGACCCTCAACTGGCCAACTCAGGTGTAAGGGATCGCTACATCGTCGAATCGTTGATGGAAGAGGCCATCACTTCCAGTCAGCTGGAGGGAGCCTCCACGACCCGAAAGGTCGCCAGGGAGATGCTGGAGCAGGGACGTCCGCCTCGGACCAAGGACGAGCGGATGATCTTCAACAACTTCCAGGCCATGGAGTTGATGCGCCGGAATGCGCATGTGCCCCTGACGACCTCACTGCTCCTGGAGCTTCACGAAACCATCACGCGTGACACGCTCGACCCTGGCGAAGAGGGCCGCTTGCGGCGCGGTGATGGGCCCATCACGGTCCAGGACCGGGCGAGTGGAGAGATCCTCCATGTCCCCCCTGACGCCAGTAAACTGCCCGGGCGACTGCGGCAGCTCTGTGCGTTCGCGAATGGCTCCGACGGGAGTGTCTTCATCCATCCCGTCGTGCGCGCCATCGTGATTCACTTCATGCTCGCCTATGACCATCCCTTCGTGGATGGCAACGGCCGCACCGCCCGGGCCCTGTTCTACTGGTGCATGATCCGGGAGGGTTATTGGATCGCGGAGTTCCTCTCCATCTCCCGGATCATCCAGCGCGCCCAGATGCAATACAGCCGGGCGTTCCTGTTCACGGAGACGGACCGGGGGGACCTCACCTACTTCCTCCTGCACCAACTGGATGTCATCCAACGCGCGACCGATGACCTCTACGCCTATCTGGCGCGGAAGGGGCAAGAGGCCCGGCAGGTGGAGCTTCTCCTCAAGAAGGATTCAGGCCTCAATCCCCGGCAGCGGGAGCTGCTGGCGCATGCCCTTCACCATCCAGCCGCGCGCTACGACATCCAGTCGCACCGGCGTCGGCACGGAGTGGTCTATCAAACCGCTCGACAGGACCTGCTCGACCTCGAAGCCGCGGGGTTCCTGGAGAGGGATCAGGTCGGACGAGCCTACTTCTTCTCGCCTGTTGCCAGCCTGGAGCGACGTCTCAAGAAGCACAAACCTTGA
- a CDS encoding APC family permease: MGPFQLLALGVNGIVGVGIFFAPAEVAAQAPGLGAVWAFALTGLALVPVAFAFAVLGRRFDSDGGPVVFARAAFGERVSFLVGWVAYVSAFLSTSAVMAGLARAVAPSVGLGGPVGERLLASALVTGLAALVASGIRVSARTWTALTVLKLVPLAVLLGAFFFLPDRDVPPPLPATGASWLKAGLTVMFAYQGFEIVPVIAGQVRASERTVPMATVGSLLLAMLLYVGLVWACVAALPDLASASAPLAQAAGVWSGAGMERLVGAGTSVSALGICVGMMVTTPRYLSALASGERSLFGLERMSESGVPMRALAVTWALVLGFVNLGDLSELFALSAIAVLMQFGVTAAALAVLSLRRERNLRPVHALLAVPTLVLGLTLVAFGASAREAAVASVAVLAGLALMRLSRPREPAPVRLP, translated from the coding sequence ATCGGGCCGTTCCAACTGCTGGCCCTGGGCGTCAACGGCATCGTGGGCGTCGGCATCTTCTTCGCGCCCGCGGAGGTCGCGGCGCAGGCGCCCGGCCTGGGCGCGGTGTGGGCCTTCGCGCTGACGGGCCTGGCGCTGGTGCCGGTGGCGTTCGCGTTCGCGGTGCTCGGCCGGCGGTTCGACTCGGATGGCGGACCCGTGGTGTTCGCGCGGGCGGCGTTCGGCGAGCGTGTGTCGTTCCTCGTTGGCTGGGTGGCCTACGTCAGCGCCTTCCTGAGCACGTCCGCGGTGATGGCGGGCCTGGCGCGAGCGGTGGCGCCGTCGGTGGGATTGGGCGGGCCCGTGGGCGAGCGGCTGCTGGCCTCTGCGCTGGTGACGGGGCTGGCGGCGCTGGTGGCGTCGGGCATCCGCGTGTCGGCGCGAACGTGGACGGCGCTCACGGTGCTGAAGCTCGTGCCGCTGGCGGTGCTGCTGGGGGCGTTCTTCTTCCTGCCTGACAGGGATGTGCCGCCACCGCTGCCCGCCACGGGAGCGTCCTGGCTGAAGGCGGGCCTGACGGTGATGTTCGCCTACCAGGGCTTCGAAATCGTCCCGGTCATCGCCGGACAGGTGCGCGCATCCGAGCGCACGGTGCCCATGGCGACGGTGGGCTCACTGCTCCTGGCGATGCTGCTGTACGTGGGGCTCGTGTGGGCGTGCGTCGCGGCGCTGCCGGACCTGGCGAGCGCGTCCGCGCCCCTGGCGCAGGCAGCGGGGGTGTGGAGCGGCGCGGGGATGGAGCGGCTGGTGGGCGCTGGAACGAGCGTGTCCGCGCTGGGCATCTGCGTGGGGATGATGGTGACGACGCCGCGCTACCTGTCCGCGCTGGCCTCGGGGGAACGTTCGCTGTTCGGGCTGGAGCGCATGTCGGAGTCCGGCGTGCCCATGCGGGCGCTGGCGGTGACGTGGGCGCTGGTGCTGGGGTTCGTGAACCTGGGGGACCTGTCGGAGCTCTTCGCGCTCTCCGCCATCGCGGTGCTGATGCAGTTCGGAGTCACGGCGGCGGCGCTCGCGGTGCTGTCGCTGCGGCGGGAGCGGAACCTGCGGCCGGTGCACGCGCTGCTGGCGGTGCCTACGCTGGTGCTGGGGCTGACGCTGGTGGCCTTCGGCGCGAGCGCTCGGGAGGCAGCGGTGGCGTCGGTGGCGGTGCTCGCGGGGCTGGCGTTGATGCGCCTGTCGCGGCCGAGGGAGCCAGCGCCCGTCCGCCTGCCCTGA
- a CDS encoding abortive infection system antitoxin AbiGi family protein: MSDFVVHFTKPGPPYHDAYQNMMSILGARTLIPGAEGFGIARREAAVANLHRSVCFSEIPLDQLARLVQRRSLYGIAFRKSFILSQGGGPVWYVQYGSPAHLAMKHQLDQALAAKEPQKEPVWAVTPFVDIQGDAHNAPYSYRFDWEREWRVPGLLRFTEYDVAALFLPEEVHTVARDFFAWAVRERAGPGYFCPVLDPGWKAEQIMEALAKHTQAPVATERKSAPG, from the coding sequence ATGTCTGACTTCGTGGTGCACTTCACGAAGCCCGGGCCCCCGTACCACGACGCCTACCAGAACATGATGAGCATCCTGGGAGCGCGCACGCTCATCCCGGGTGCGGAGGGGTTTGGCATCGCGCGGCGGGAGGCGGCGGTGGCGAACCTGCACCGCTCGGTGTGCTTCAGCGAGATTCCGCTCGACCAACTCGCGAGGCTGGTGCAGCGCAGGAGCCTGTACGGCATCGCCTTCCGCAAGAGCTTCATCCTGTCGCAGGGCGGAGGCCCGGTCTGGTACGTGCAGTACGGCTCGCCCGCGCACCTGGCGATGAAGCACCAGTTGGACCAGGCCCTGGCGGCGAAGGAGCCCCAGAAGGAGCCCGTGTGGGCGGTGACGCCCTTCGTGGACATCCAGGGTGACGCGCACAACGCGCCCTACAGCTACCGCTTCGACTGGGAGCGGGAGTGGCGCGTCCCAGGCCTCCTGCGCTTCACGGAGTACGACGTCGCGGCGCTCTTCCTGCCGGAAGAAGTGCACACCGTGGCGAGGGACTTCTTCGCCTGGGCCGTGCGAGAGCGCGCGGGCCCGGGCTACTTCTGCCCCGTGTTGGATCCGGGCTGGAAGGCGGAGCAGATCATGGAGGCGCTGGCGAAGCACACGCAGGCGCCGGTCGCGACGGAGCGCAAGAGCGCGCCGGGGTAA